The following is a genomic window from Penaeus chinensis breed Huanghai No. 1 chromosome 7, ASM1920278v2, whole genome shotgun sequence.
TGATAAATTACTGTCAAAACTGTAGGGGAAATCGTTCTCCTTTCAttaagaggagaggacagagagagagagagagagagagagagagagagagagagagagagagagagagagagagagagagagagagagagagagagagagagagggggggagggggggggagagcagagaaagagagaggggacagatatagagaggacagagaaaggaagaggggacagagagggacacacacacacacacacaaacacacacacacacacacatatatatatatatatatatatatatatatatatatatatatatatatatatatatagagagagagagagagagagagagagagagagagagagagagagagagagagattatttaaaGTACTctgtatgaatgaattaataatgcGGTTGCTATGGTTATTAACAATTTGTTAACCAAGCCTTGTCATTTAACATTGCCTTGTGCATTTTATGCCACTTtagaaaatgtgtaaatataagcTATCTCTGCGGTATTGTGTTAAATTAACATATGCAAATGTCATTCAGATTGAAGCCCGCGTCGAGATCGAACCGCGACtgtgaagaaacaaaataaagataatagtactgataataaaataataaaagtgaaaaggataagacaaaaataaaatgcaacaTGTTTGCTTCACAAGGTGCTTCAAGATAAGTGATACAAAAGATTCGAATCCTAAGGCGCGACAGAAAGAGAAGATGCGATTGTAGCTTGTTTCCTTGTGGGATCGAGGAGGAGCAGCGTCACCTATACGGacccctttccctcgtcctctgtATTGTTCTCTCGCGTTTATACTCTAGTGTTGTTGCTCAGCCGGCAAAATGGTGAATTGGTGCTTCTTGTCGGATCACGTTTTAGAGGTCATATTCTCGTACTTGGACGTGCACGACTTACGGAACTGTTCGTTAGTGTGTAAGACGTGGTACAGATACTTGAATGACGAGAACAACGACGTGTGGCGGCTGCATTGCATCAGAAAGCTAGCCGAGGAGGCTTTGAAATCGGACTTATTAGCATCTGTTCCCACGTATAAAGCCAAGTTAAGAGCATTCTACCATGCGTGGAACCCGAATGATTGCTCGAGAAACATTTATGTCAAGCCCAATGGCTTTACGCTGCACAGAAACCCGGTGGCCCAGAGCACGGACGGAGCCAGAGGGAAGATCGGGTTCAGGTCAGGTAGACATGCATGGGAAGTGGTGTGGGAAGGACCCCTTGGTACTGTGGCTGTAATTGGCATTGCAACAAAGGACGCGGCTGTGCAGTGCCCCGGGTATGTGGCGTTGTTAGGCTCCGATGAGCACTCCTGGGGGTGGAATCTAGTCGACAATCATTTGTTACACAATGGAGACTCCCAGGGGAATTACCCCTTGTTGAACAATGCACCAAAGTATCAGGTACGTTTGCAGAGCCTGTGGTGAtaacatgtttgtgtataaagtGTTGAGATTTAACAAAAATTGTGGTTTGAAGATTTATATGGTAGTGGTTAGAAATGGCGTCTAATCTGTAGAGATTTGATAGACCTCCGTACATGTATTTTGAATAATAATTTGAAGAAGGAATTGACAGCTGATATTTAAACTGTTCTTTCACCCCTTTGCTGAACTTGATTTGTGTGTTTTCATTGTCGTTTTCATGTTTCGGAAGTATTTGAGCATCTGTCACAGACCATTTTACAGGGTAATGTTTTAGATTCATACAGCCATCGAACCTTGCAattatattcctattttttttcatattgtcatAGTTTTCCTTCATAAATGAAGTACAAGGTAAAATCTGCCTGTAATGGACAGAATGACACTTTTCATCTAAATTATAACTTTTGAAAGTTAATGATTAAAAAGCTGTGCAATATATAATACTTTGGTATAaatggtataggtaaagttctgactagccgtctttaaaccggaaaaaaatatatgcatgtgatagagcaaataaatctaagaaacttatcttctatgaacttccgtcgcaaatcagaaataacgaagttattggacacgcaagtgtcacagagcccctgATAGGAAATATAGTGATCCAGTGGGGTCTGGGTGTAAATCCCCCTAGTTAGAAAGTTTTTGGTTCATATGTTTGTGGAATTCCCAGGAATGGTTGGAGTAATAGGAACTTAATCTGCATTCACTTTATTaacattaccaatactttcattTATGTTATTTGTGATGGAAAATAATGAGTTTCACATAAATTACAATATAGATGATTGCAAGAAGGATCAATAATTGCAAGATTGGATGGCCGCGTGAAACAAAAAATTACcgcaaataatataaattaaaatattggTTATAGTGCAACCCTCTGACACTAAGGCCTCATGACTTTGTGTCTCCACATGAGGCTTTCCACCTGTATTGCATGCATTCAGAATGCCTCGGAGATGAAGTTGTCAGCGACTGATTTTGTTGTACTAATTTCCATCTTGATCTTGTGCTGTGCATCTGTAATAAAAAgtttatatagataagtaaagcAAAAGAAGTCTATGCGAAGATAATCCAGTATTCTAGAATGTTTTTCTTAACAATATTGTAGTTcaataaaatcatatttattgaaaaaatatatatatatatatgtatatatatatatatatatatatatattaaatatacatatatacacacatgtatacacacatacatatatatgtatatatatatatatatatattttatggatatatatacatatatatatgtacatatatatatgtatatatttgtatatatacatatatatgtctatatatacatatgtatatgtatattcatgtatgtatgtatacatacacacacatatatatatatatatatatatatatatatatatatacacacatacatacatacatacatacatacatacatacatacatacatacatacatacatacatacatacatacatacatacatacatacatacatacatacatacatacatacatacatacatacatacatacatacatacatacatacatacatacatacatacatacatacatacgtacatacatacatacatatatatacatacatatatatacatacatatatatatacatacatatatatatacatacatatatatacatatatatatatatatatatatacatacatacatacatacatacatacatacacatatatatacatacatatacatatatgtgtgtgtgtgtgtgtgtgtgtgtgtgtgtgtgtgtgtgtgtgtgtgtgtgtgtgtgtgtgtgtgtgtgtgtgtgtgtgtgtgtgtgtgtgtgtgtgtgaatgtatgtatgtatgaatgtatgtatgtatgtatgtatgtatgtatgaatgtatgtgtatgtgtgtatagatatatatatagatagatatatatagatatatatgaatataaatgaatacagaaaaaaatatttatagatacatgactattatcattattatatattattattgtgtattatatattattattattattattattattattattattattattattattattatatgttgttgttattattactttttattatttttattattattagttattattattattatcattattgttattattattattattattattattaacattatagttattattattaacattattgttattattacaataataataattatcataatgcttgttattattattgttaatattgttttttattattttataattattgttattgaagttgttattatttaaatttttatttatttattgttattattattgttatgaataataatatcgtttttttcattatcattattattattataattattttttattattaatcatcattgttattgttatagtaattgtcattattattgttgttgttgttgttgttattgttgttattgttattattattattattattattattattattattattattattattatatatttatatgttatgttttattattattattattatatactattgttatgtactataattgttattattgttattgtttattttttaatattattgttgttgtgaggatgattttttttattagcattattttattattatgattattattattattatgattattattattattattattattattattattattattattatgattattattattattgttgttgttgctgttgctgttgttatttttattgttattgttattggttttgtcattattaacccaatgcagtcggggaaaatgaacaaaaaatgggataatgctgtgcctattttctatatttttttgtgatgtgtctgcccatagatggctctgctagtgcttagccacaaaggagtcaattagtagaccttgtgaccgtaccgtatttgaattggcgggaaaaacgtattttttactagtgctatgaaaatcgatggtgttattattattataaacattataattattataatgttttttgatattagtaac
Proteins encoded in this region:
- the LOC125027514 gene encoding F-box/SPRY domain-containing protein 1-like — protein: MVNWCFLSDHVLEVIFSYLDVHDLRNCSLVCKTWYRYLNDENNDVWRLHCIRKLAEEALKSDLLASVPTYKAKLRAFYHAWNPNDCSRNIYVKPNGFTLHRNPVAQSTDGARGKIGFRSGRHAWEVVWEGPLGTVAVIGIATKDAAVQCPGYVALLGSDEHSWGWNLVDNHLLHNGDSQGNYPLLNNAPKYQVRLQSLW